A stretch of DNA from Hypomesus transpacificus isolate Combined female unplaced genomic scaffold, fHypTra1 scaffold_204, whole genome shotgun sequence:
CCCTCTCCTTTTCCATCACCGTGTCTGTGGGAGAGGCCGACAAACAGACATGCGAAGGCCCAGCAGGAGGAAATCACAAAGGAAACACCAATCTCCTCCCCGCGGGTACAACTAATAACGGCCCCCTCCAGCAGAGCCCGAGTCTGTTGGGACACTGCTCCTCTGTGCCCGCGAGCTCACCCCATCACTAACCTGCCAGACACGATGGTGGACGTCCCAGCTTGAGCTCACCCCATCACTAACCTGCCAGACAAGATGGTGGACGTCCCAGCTTGAGCTCACCCCATCACTAACCTGCCAGACACGATGGTGGACGTCCCAGCTTGAGCTCACCCCATCACTAACCTGCCAGACACGATGGTGGACGTCCCAGCTTGAGGTCACTGCCTCACGCACACCCCTCAAACACtcccacgcacacgcacacagacacacacccagctcctcctcagCGGGGGGGCtggcctgtcctctctcccccacccccagcttCCCTTTTgtcgcctcccctcccccccgctgTTAGACATCTGTCTGGCTGTCCTCTAACCGAGCCCTCTCATCGCTATCTCTGCCGAGGCCACGGGCTTGGAGCCCattaaacaccacacacaccatttcaTGTCACTCTGtgggtatgtgtgagtgtgcatgcgcctgtgtgtgtgtacatcccAGAGGCACAACTCCTTGATGTCTCAGCGTGTGGCAGCAGAGCACCCCCCTGTGGTCAAAGATGCCATTACACACAGTTCCCCTTGTAGACCTCGGGGTCTGAATGGGAGccaggagcagacagacagaaggtgcCTGTGGTACTATGGCTGATTACTCTAGTCATTATCACAAAGTGAGGCAAATAaaggtcactgtgtgtgtgtgtgtgttctccgcGACTGTTGGCACTTGAGTCCCTAAATGGTCGTGTCTTTGAACCCTCCAACCTATGCTCATCGAGAGCTGACACCTGTGACGTTGACGCAGCGTGCAACTCATCCTTCTGGTTATTTTACCTCCGAGGTCGTAGATGTTCCTGAAAGGGGAAAGGTCAAACGCCGTGACCACGTCCCTGCCACAGATGTTCCAGACGGAGTTCATCAGCTGCATGAACTTCACCATCTCCTCATCcgacctgcaacacacacacacacagacacagacacacacacacacacagacagacacacgcccACAACTTTTTAATACACAGTTTCAAGACACATCAACACTCCCCCCggccacactcccacacacatctGCCATTGAGTATGCTGTGTGCCCGCTGGACTGTGGAGGGTTCTGACAGGATGCATAGGGTCAGAGCTGCCAGGGCCCTGAGGAGCCGCTCCAACTAGGCCGCCACTCTGCTCTGCCACCGGGCGGAACGCAAAAGGAGGAGCACAAAgagtctatcacacacacacacacacacttatctttACACATACAGTCAGAGACAGCCATGCCGGCCAATACTGCTCTCTGTAAAGCCCTATTTCATATCCTCTTCCCTGTGGCCTCCGTGACAAACAGGACAACAGAGAGAAAGTTTCGGTGAAAAAGTATGACGATCCTTGAAAACTGCTGACCTGCAGATCactgaaatgaaaaaaaaacggGGGGGTCTTTAAATTCAATCTGGGCCTCAAGGCCAGTAGAGAATCCAACCCCAGCCTCTttatcttcctttctctcttctccaactctctttcctgccccctctctccccgtttccacctccctctccccctctgccgaCTGACCCTGAACAATCGAAAGTAAGGAACTCAaagataaaaagagaaagacaggaagggaaaTAGAGAGCTACAGAGGTAGACAACGAGCAagcgagagggagacagacagaagaaaaAAGACGTTTTACCTGTACAGGGCTTCAAACAGGTCTTTGGAGTTGACCCCAAATGCCTTCTCATACTGGTTTGTGCCCTCTCTGAGACATGCCgaggagacacaagacaaacacacaacacacctgttTATCATGACCCACCCAAGTCTCTACTATCACCTAATCCGTCGCGTAGATTTGAGGGCGGGTTGCCAGGTTTTTGAGGGGTTGAGCTGTCTCTCACCTTACAGCGTCGGTCAGGTAGTGCCAGCAGAGGTAGATGGTTCTGGAGTTGTACTGGACGGAATGGTAGAGAGACACCGGGCTGGAGCGAGTCAGATACACACGGGACTGTTCCGTGTTACTGTACATcactgaaggagagggaggagggcataaggtgagtgaatgagtgtgacTGAGTGAGAGATAAGAAAGGAAGGAGTAAATGCGAGTGACCTTGTCCATCTTGTGTGTGGGCAGCGAGCAGTTCCAGTCCTGTGCAGGCAGACAGCAGTCTCTCGGTCCCATCCAGACTGGCCCCCACAGCCTGCGCTACCTCTCCTGCAGACAGGGGGCGCCCTGAGGTCTGGAGCAGGTCAAACACACCCAGCTCACACGCCGCAAACATAGTCTGACAAACACAAGACGTCCGGTTGGAACAGGGTGCATCAATCACTTGATGACTTGCGTCAGGTGCATTTAAACAGAGGTTGGCAAAAATGATCGCACAGCGTCTCTGAACTCTTCATTCCTAATCAGTCGTTAAAGGTTTGCGATGAATGGGCGCCCCACTGGACAGAGTGCATTTCATTTGAACTAAGACCCCGACACAGCAGACTCAGACATTTCTgcatgtctccccccccccccccccccccccatctcccttacatttcatttcctgtctacctccaataaacaaataaaagacCCAAAGCGTATcttgaaaaaatacaaaaaagttCTGGAAGTTCTCATTTGTGCACGTTACCTTGGAAACCAAGAAGCCCTCCATGTAGTCCAAGATCTTCCTGGGGTAttcaggagcagcagcagcagactcCATGGTGGAAGCCATCCCTGCAGCTTCAGCCATCACCCACCTGAAGATAAACTCCTCCGTGTGACACCGCGAGGACTCGAGATGTGGTCGGGATTCCCTGAGTGAGTACCACCCTCGAATAGAGTTCGATGAGTCGGCTGCCCAGGATCAGTCGtacccacgtgtgtgtgtgtgccagccccAGAGTAGCGTCCCAGACTGGGGGAGTGTAGTAGTAGCACGGCCCACCCAGCGGCTGGAACATAGACGAGTGGGGTCTAATCCGATTAGAGCCAGATAACCCAGATTACAGCTCAAGGCTCAGGCCAGGGACAAAGGACAGCTCGCAGACACACTGGTGCCTTATCAAACGCACACAGGTTAGCTTCAGTATGCCATCGGAAGATGTAACTGATTGGGGGAAATATTTCACTTGCGTTACAAATGTCAGACTCCAACAATTCAGAGAGAGGTCCACACAGATAAATACAAAAAGAGAATAAAACAGGACAACGTTTTTCTTCCTTTATTCAAACATATGAAGTCCCGTCTCCGGCGTGTATGCATGACATGCAGGAGTCAAAATGGCCAGGTCACaggttcacaaacacacaccgactCAAACGGATCGACAGGCTGATTCGCAGACCgtcaaagtcaaaacagcaGCTTTCAGAAGAGACTGTACTGAAGACACCCTCACATCTCAAGTCTTAAACTgtggatgaagaaaaaaaagaaaagaaaagaagacaACATCTCTGTACAGGTCTTCATTGATAAGGCAACCTAACTGAAGCAAGGCAACCTAACTGAAGCAAGGCAACCTAACTGAAGCAAGGCAACCTAACTGAAGCAAGGCAACCTAACTGAAGCAAGGCAACCTAACTGAAGCAAGGCAACCTAACTGAAGCAAGGCAACCTAACTGAAGCAAGGCAACCTAACTGAAGCAAGGCAACCTAACTGAAGCAAGGCAACCTAACTGAAGCAAGGCAACCTAACTGAAGCAAGGCAACCTAACTGAAGCAAGGCAACCTAACTGAAACAAGGCAACCTAACTGAAGCAAGGCAACCTAACTGAAGCAAGGCAACCTAACTGAAGCAAGGCAACCTAACTGAAGCAAGGCAACCTAACTGAAGCAAGGCAACCTAACTGAAGCAAGGCAACCTAACTGAAGCAAGGCAACCTAACTGAAGCAAGGCAACCTAACTGAAGCAAGGCAACCTAACTGAAGCAAGGCAACCTAACTGAAGCAAGGCAACCTAACTGAAGCAAGGCAACCTAACTGAAGCAAGGCAACCTAACTGAAGCAAACCCCCCATCTTTAACACAGGCAAAAGGCTGAACATCTCAATACATCTCAATGGTCACCCTGTCCCATGGTAGGTCAGACGAGAGCAAAGGGGAAGCTGAGATGTGGTATGGTGCGCCATAAGGTGCCATGGATGGAGGCACCACTATGTTCAAGGTCAAGGACAATTAGGGACTGATTGTGGCTTATTACTCAGAAACTCTCAATTTTTCTAACCTAAAGTGTCTAATACTGGACTGTACACGCTGATCTCAGCAAGCTTTTATTTTAAATGGGTCAGAGCCCAGACTGCTGTGTCTGGGCAGACGTGGGGTAAGCATGATGTTTCAATCCGTTCTTTGGGAATTGACATGGGGAAATAACTTGAACCTTCGCTGTTGGCGTGCCGCTTGTGTGGTGCCAAACTCCAACTCCCAGCATTCCCTGTGGACAGCATTGATACCGAACACAGTCAAACAGCGTTATTCTGCTGTTGTCTCCCATGGTGCAGTCGGACACACAAACCGTTTTCCCAGAACAGTCTTCTGGGTTTCTGGAACAGCAGTCTATGACCTTCACATTCTATAGGCAGAGGACACGGTGATGGAAACAACCGTCAGGAGCTTGATAGCAGCGAGCCTTCCGAGAGTGGAGAGCTCCTCTCGACAAACGAGATCCTAAATCAGCACATCTCTGGCCTGGCTGACCGCTACTCTGCGCAGGGTTTATGTTGAAGCGATGGTTCTCCTGTGGTCGGTGTGTGCAGGCTGCTGTTTCCATGGTAAGGCGGGCCAGGCCTCTCATCCAGACGGGTTCAGCTAGTGGCGCCTTGAGCGGCTCCTGTCTCGGCTGTAACTCCGACTGCGGTGCCTGTGCCCTCTCCTGTTGCCGCGGCTACGGCTGCGCCTGTCTCTGCTCCGAGACCTGCTGCTCCGAGAGctgtggctcctcccccctcgactgtggctcctcccccctcggctgtggctcctcccccctcggctgtggctcctcctcctgctgctgctgctgctccgccTGTCGCGACTGGAGCTCCGGCAGCTCCGGTGCCGCCCGTGACTCCGCCCCCGGCCGGGGCTCCGCCTATGGCGGCTGGAACTGCGCTCGCGGCTGGGGCTCCGCCTACGGCcgtccccccttcccctggccgGCCGGCCGTGTGCCTCCGCCCCGTCCCTTTCCCTGCTCTGTCTGCCGGGGCCTCTCCGGTTCTCGTCCCCCCCTCGCCGGCTCTCCCGTCCGCTCCTCTCGTCCCCTCCCGCTCTCCGATCTGCCCCTCTACCCTCCTTCCCCGCTCGCCCGGAGACCTTGGAGCGCTTCGGGGCTTTCGGTCTTTCCCTGCGCTCCGCCGCGGCCCTGCCTCCATTCACCGGCGGCTGGGGCCCACCGTCCTGGCCGAGGGGCCCGAGGAGCGAGGCCTGCTCCGTGGGCAGCGCCAGGCCCCGGGGGTCCCCGGGAGTCTGGGCGTCCTCCCCGGCGTTCTT
This window harbors:
- the asmt gene encoding acetylserotonin O-methyltransferase; translated protein: MASTMESAAAAPEYPRKILDYMEGFLVSKTMFAACELGVFDLLQTSGRPLSAGEVAQAVGASLDGTERLLSACTGLELLAAHTQDGQVMYSNTEQSRVYLTRSSPVSLYHSVQYNSRTIYLCWHYLTDAVREGTNQYEKAFGVNSKDLFEALYRSDEEMVKFMQLMNSVWNICGRDVVTAFDLSPFRNIYDLGGCSGALAKQCTLAYPECTVTIFDLPKVVRMSKEHFVTDGNQRIGFHEGDFFKDRLPEVDLYVLARILHDWTDLRSIELLTKVYHACKPGGGVLLVEALLHEDRSGPLTAQLYSLNMLVQTEGRERTAGEYTSLLSAAGFSSVEVQRTGKIYDAILAHK